The following coding sequences lie in one Candidatus Nitrospira allomarina genomic window:
- a CDS encoding glutathione peroxidase — protein MPYSNPFAPRYALLASLCGLVTLGGCGQDYTNSIGEAVANEPPPQVLPSNQQSSTFDNTKSKPASQIYDFIMEDIENKPRSLNEFKGQVIMIVNTASFCGNTPQYAGLQTLYERYRDQGFTILAFPANDFGKQEPGDNKEIAEFCYTKYSLEFPLFSKITVVGEQKHPLYRYLTEDTDFTGEITWNFQKFLINRKGTVIARYDPRQKPLSPEIVNDIENTLQSS, from the coding sequence ATGCCATACTCCAATCCATTTGCTCCGCGTTATGCATTATTGGCCAGCTTGTGTGGTCTGGTAACCCTTGGCGGCTGTGGCCAAGACTATACCAACTCAATAGGTGAAGCCGTTGCCAATGAACCTCCGCCTCAAGTACTTCCTTCAAATCAACAATCATCAACATTTGATAACACAAAGAGTAAGCCGGCATCACAAATATACGACTTCATCATGGAAGATATTGAGAATAAACCTCGCTCACTCAACGAGTTCAAAGGACAGGTCATCATGATCGTAAATACGGCAAGCTTTTGTGGGAATACGCCGCAATATGCCGGACTACAAACATTATATGAGCGATATCGTGATCAGGGGTTTACGATTTTGGCCTTTCCCGCAAATGACTTTGGCAAACAGGAACCTGGAGACAACAAGGAAATCGCCGAATTTTGCTATACAAAATATTCCTTGGAATTCCCGTTGTTTAGCAAAATCACGGTGGTTGGAGAACAGAAGCACCCTCTCTATCGCTATCTCACCGAAGACACCGACTTTACAGGTGAGATCACATGGAATTTTCAAAAATTCCTTATCAACCGAAAAGGGACTGTCATTGCGCGGTATGATCCTAGACAGAAGCCACTGTCCCCAGAAATCGTCAACGATATAGAAAACACCTTGCAATCTTCCTAA
- a CDS encoding AAA family ATPase: MYLAFYGLKKEPFHTTPDPNFLYLSPSHKEAMGAIIYGIERRKGFVAIYGEVGVGKTTIIRAYLEKTSDRKQKTVYILNPVLSFHGLLTDIFRSLDLVPSHEDSAEMVNQLQEALIQEYRSDSTVVLVIDEAQNMPVKTLEQLRLLSNLETSTDKLIQIVLIGQPELTALLNHPTLKSLNQRIALRATIHPLQPKESQAYIEHRVALSSTTGAPLFTQGAMKLIIREAQGIPRRINILCDNALITGYGRQQKPVSVSEVREILADLDGSRSSYLMKWAVGVAVIILLAIGAFLLSPIFLPGTVGVSQIGLSERDSQNARATSSEKMSEENIGQIEEQSIPMASSVSQIERPIPHADKGGVDSGLTKKSVEKVIETSKSDGKLRDQTGVASKPSQGSPITRAVKEGDNLSQIANEAYGSSSRQYVEWLRRHNPQISDPDIILPGQKIVLPEYVKE; this comes from the coding sequence ATGTATCTAGCGTTTTACGGTCTCAAAAAAGAACCATTTCATACTACTCCTGACCCAAATTTCCTTTATCTAAGCCCCAGCCATAAGGAAGCGATGGGGGCGATTATCTATGGAATTGAGAGAAGAAAAGGCTTTGTCGCCATATATGGCGAAGTCGGCGTAGGAAAAACGACGATTATTCGTGCGTACCTTGAAAAGACAAGTGACCGAAAACAGAAAACAGTCTACATTCTTAATCCAGTTTTATCATTTCACGGGCTTCTGACCGATATATTTCGAAGCCTTGACCTTGTTCCGTCTCATGAAGATTCGGCTGAAATGGTCAATCAACTCCAGGAAGCATTGATTCAGGAATACCGGTCGGACAGCACGGTTGTGCTGGTCATTGACGAAGCTCAAAATATGCCGGTTAAAACCTTGGAACAGTTACGGCTGCTCTCTAATTTGGAAACATCCACAGACAAGCTTATCCAAATTGTTTTAATCGGGCAGCCGGAATTAACAGCATTACTCAATCATCCTACCTTGAAGTCCTTGAACCAACGCATTGCCCTTCGTGCAACGATACACCCGCTGCAACCCAAAGAGAGCCAAGCATATATTGAACATCGGGTTGCACTGTCTTCAACCACCGGGGCCCCTTTATTTACGCAGGGAGCCATGAAGCTTATTATTCGCGAGGCTCAGGGCATTCCACGTAGAATTAATATTCTTTGCGATAATGCCCTGATCACTGGATATGGTAGGCAACAAAAACCGGTTTCTGTAAGCGAGGTGCGGGAAATTCTTGCTGACTTGGATGGCTCTCGTTCATCTTATCTTATGAAGTGGGCGGTCGGTGTTGCCGTGATCATACTTTTGGCAATTGGGGCTTTTTTGTTAAGCCCGATATTCCTTCCTGGAACCGTGGGAGTATCCCAAATAGGCTTGAGCGAACGTGATAGCCAGAATGCGAGGGCGACCTCCTCTGAAAAAATGTCCGAAGAAAACATAGGGCAAATTGAAGAGCAGTCAATCCCTATGGCCTCATCTGTCTCTCAAATAGAAAGACCCATTCCTCATGCGGATAAAGGGGGAGTGGATTCCGGTCTGACAAAAAAATCCGTCGAAAAGGTAATAGAAACCTCCAAGTCTGATGGTAAACTCAGGGATCAAACCGGGGTAGCTTCAAAGCCAAGCCAGGGTTCACCAATTACCAGGGCGGTCAAAGAAGGGGATAATTTGAGTCAAATTGCCAACGAAGCCTATGGTTCCTCAAGCCGGCAATATGTGGAATGGCTCCGACGGCATAACCCACAAATCAGCGATCCCGATATCATTCTTCCAGGTCAAAAAATTGTGTTACCTGAGTACGTGAAAGAATAA
- a CDS encoding GumC family protein produces MEPEVYAADEGLPYPLGSLRDILTALFKHKNKVITIFLLVFGIVAGYVFTLVPLYEAKTSLLLKVGREHVFRPEVGKEGQFVKYNEEAALQSEMEIISSRDLIRRVVSTLGVEKVYPEFLDPSLEIQDPLEKGVSTFMKNLLPTPVKGSSVLEISYLNPRPKVAAEALNLLVDLLKEKHLQVFSDPKASFLTKQLHTYQEKLEQAEANLQAFKHRHDLSSPLVEQQRRLLDQRATLDSEYKTTKNKLQGLVGKIASLETQMKTILDNISVSTVEEGGNLEKAKAELFALKREEQKLLAKYTETSFPVLNLRKEIDQVEQFILAEQKNERANTIASGKKAMYSELEKERLGAVSESTTLQASSQVIALQIEDLDKKIQRLDELNKELIVLERQRAADEQNYNLYLTRVEEANVSEEMDRLKMANISVIQRAEVPGGPAGRSPILLVTLGAILGILAGTGFGLLLEYFQGAYTRPEQAANDLNLPLLATFGQKL; encoded by the coding sequence ATGGAACCTGAAGTTTATGCAGCGGATGAGGGTTTGCCTTACCCCTTGGGAAGTCTACGAGATATCCTGACCGCTCTCTTTAAGCATAAAAATAAGGTAATCACTATTTTTCTGTTGGTTTTTGGGATTGTCGCAGGGTATGTCTTTACGTTGGTCCCTCTCTATGAGGCTAAAACGAGTTTGCTCTTGAAGGTTGGGAGGGAACATGTATTCCGTCCTGAAGTAGGGAAAGAAGGTCAATTTGTTAAATATAATGAGGAGGCTGCTCTTCAATCAGAAATGGAGATCATTTCTAGTAGAGACCTCATAAGACGGGTCGTGAGTACTTTAGGTGTTGAAAAAGTTTATCCGGAATTTTTGGATCCTTCATTGGAGATTCAAGACCCTTTAGAGAAGGGTGTGTCCACTTTTATGAAAAATCTGTTGCCCACCCCGGTCAAGGGTTCGAGCGTGCTTGAAATATCATATTTAAATCCCCGACCTAAGGTAGCAGCTGAAGCACTCAATCTCCTTGTTGACTTATTGAAAGAGAAGCATCTTCAAGTGTTTAGCGATCCGAAGGCTTCGTTTTTAACGAAGCAATTACATACCTACCAGGAGAAATTGGAACAGGCGGAAGCAAATCTTCAGGCGTTTAAGCATAGGCATGATCTTTCCTCCCCTCTTGTCGAACAACAACGCCGTCTTCTGGATCAACGGGCCACACTGGATAGTGAATACAAAACGACTAAGAATAAGCTGCAAGGATTGGTAGGTAAAATCGCTTCCCTGGAAACTCAGATGAAAACTATTCTCGATAATATTTCTGTATCAACGGTGGAAGAAGGGGGTAATCTGGAAAAAGCCAAGGCGGAATTGTTTGCTCTGAAACGGGAAGAACAAAAGCTTCTAGCAAAATACACCGAAACTAGTTTTCCTGTTTTGAACCTTCGAAAAGAAATTGACCAGGTGGAACAGTTTATTCTTGCCGAACAGAAGAACGAGCGCGCTAATACCATAGCAAGCGGAAAGAAAGCGATGTACAGCGAGCTTGAAAAGGAGAGGCTGGGAGCCGTGTCTGAGTCAACGACCCTCCAGGCAAGCAGTCAGGTGATTGCCCTTCAAATCGAGGATCTGGACAAAAAAATCCAGAGGCTTGATGAATTAAATAAAGAACTGATTGTCCTTGAGCGGCAGAGAGCAGCAGATGAGCAAAATTACAATTTGTATCTTACTCGAGTAGAAGAAGCGAATGTATCTGAAGAAATGGACCGGCTCAAAATGGCCAACATTAGTGTAATCCAACGCGCCGAGGTACCCGGTGGGCCAGCGGGACGTTCTCCAATATTGCTTGTAACTTTGGGAGCTATTTTGGGGATATTGGCTGGAACTGGATTTGGACTTCTCCTAGAGTACTTTCAAGGTGCCTATACTCGCCCGGAACAAGCGGCAAACGATTTAAATCTCCCCCTCCTGGCTACTTTCGGGCAAAAGCTGTAA
- a CDS encoding polysaccharide biosynthesis/export family protein has product MTGTASSPADVENSDNQVFSIMKQQLRSYQQSLEESEGRLQDFQRKHGIILIETQMNHLLQQRKSLDDSLKQAENQVKGFQEKLAWIQDQISQIPEQIPLSSSASEQGVVGGAKNNLLSLQLKEQELLNKYTENNPHVQSIRKEMELINQFIKEQESQVARSVSTGKNPLYLEMEMQLFHTQADLVSAEAQSGVIKQQIAEVDKELNRLRNLGPELDELRRQVTADEKNYINYLTKVGKTPPQDYQIQVGDQLDIKFFFNPELNETVLVRPDGRIALQLVGEITVVGHTVEQIRAILIKTYSGQLKNPEVAVLLRSTNVPGEDSGTIAAEGNFVGK; this is encoded by the coding sequence GTGACCGGAACTGCTTCGAGTCCGGCAGATGTTGAAAATTCCGACAATCAGGTATTTTCGATTATGAAGCAACAACTTCGTTCTTACCAGCAAAGTCTGGAAGAATCCGAGGGACGTCTTCAAGATTTTCAACGGAAGCATGGAATAATTTTAATTGAAACGCAAATGAATCATCTTCTTCAACAGCGTAAATCTTTGGACGACTCATTAAAGCAGGCCGAAAATCAAGTAAAGGGCTTTCAAGAGAAGCTCGCCTGGATTCAGGATCAGATAAGCCAGATTCCTGAACAGATTCCTCTATCAAGTTCGGCTTCAGAGCAAGGTGTAGTTGGTGGAGCCAAGAATAATTTATTGAGCCTCCAATTAAAAGAACAGGAATTATTAAACAAATACACCGAGAATAACCCCCATGTTCAATCAATTCGAAAAGAAATGGAATTGATTAATCAGTTCATAAAGGAACAGGAGTCTCAGGTGGCACGAAGTGTTTCCACTGGCAAGAATCCGCTCTATCTTGAGATGGAAATGCAATTATTTCACACTCAAGCCGACCTCGTTTCGGCTGAAGCCCAAAGTGGCGTGATCAAGCAACAAATTGCTGAAGTGGACAAGGAACTGAATAGGCTGAGAAATTTGGGGCCGGAACTCGATGAACTTCGGCGCCAAGTCACAGCAGATGAAAAAAATTACATCAATTACCTCACCAAAGTAGGTAAAACCCCACCACAAGATTATCAAATTCAGGTCGGGGATCAGCTCGATATTAAATTCTTTTTTAATCCCGAACTCAATGAAACAGTTCTAGTCCGGCCTGATGGACGGATCGCCTTGCAGTTGGTTGGAGAAATTACTGTTGTTGGACATACTGTAGAACAAATTCGAGCGATTTTAATCAAGACGTATTCTGGGCAACTCAAAAATCCCGAAGTAGCCGTCCTTCTTCGCTCAACAAATGTGCCTGGAGAAGATTCCGGCACAATAGCAGCAGAAGGAAATTTTGTAGGGAAATAA
- a CDS encoding polysaccharide biosynthesis/export family protein, with product MRILIVVTTFILLCGCNSGWKGMKTVDASSLEPNGYPALAGKTNVEHPSMGNGKEHEQISVDDPRYIIQPGDQLSVKFFFNPELNEEDLVVRPDGHISLQLVHEVKAADLTPAQLKGVLEKKYVGQLKNPEIAVIVRSIREPYRIYVDGEVKTPGEYEMVGSLSVLQAIARAGGMKEDTAKKSDVKVIREDQDGQRFVINVDLDGALNGGDLSQDIRLLPSDMVYVPRSFW from the coding sequence ATGAGAATTCTAATTGTTGTGACCACATTTATTCTTCTGTGTGGGTGTAATTCAGGGTGGAAGGGGATGAAAACAGTAGATGCTTCAAGCCTGGAACCCAATGGTTACCCTGCTTTGGCTGGAAAAACTAATGTTGAACATCCATCTATGGGTAATGGGAAGGAGCATGAACAAATTAGCGTTGATGATCCGCGTTATATCATCCAACCCGGCGACCAATTGAGCGTAAAATTCTTCTTTAATCCGGAGTTAAACGAAGAAGATTTAGTTGTGCGGCCTGATGGACATATTTCCCTGCAATTAGTTCATGAGGTTAAAGCCGCAGATCTCACCCCAGCGCAACTCAAAGGCGTTTTGGAGAAAAAATATGTTGGGCAACTAAAAAATCCAGAGATTGCCGTCATTGTTCGTTCGATTCGGGAGCCTTATAGAATCTATGTCGATGGAGAGGTCAAAACACCGGGGGAATATGAAATGGTTGGATCCCTAAGCGTATTGCAAGCAATTGCGCGTGCCGGGGGCATGAAGGAAGACACGGCGAAGAAAAGCGACGTAAAAGTCATCCGAGAGGATCAAGATGGTCAGAGGTTTGTCATTAATGTGGATTTAGATGGGGCCCTCAATGGAGGTGATTTGAGCCAGGATATTCGACTGCTTCCGTCTGATATGGTCTATGTGCCCAGGTCATTTTGGTAA
- a CDS encoding UDP-N-acetylglucosamine 4,6-dehydratase family protein, giving the protein MVTGAGGSIGSELCRQIVALAPKALILYERHENSLYAIAGELTDQGNSGVLHEVLGDITDVPRLHETFKTYRPEIIFHAAAHKHVPLMEVNPGEAFKNNILGTRLVAEAAAHFGAEHFVLISTDKAVNPSSVMGATKRVAELVVQAMASHSQTRFLTVRFGNVLGSNGSVVPRFQKQIKAGGPVTVTHPEVRRYFMLIPEAVILVLQAAALGEQGAIYVLEMGGQIKLVDLARNLIRLSGHVPEKNIPIQFIGLRPGEKLEEELVGECEQAVPSSIDKILRIQSGQSLDPAFLNNILSKLEDVQILGHSPSVIELLLQQLVPTFHRPEILEMAAMSEEYQIH; this is encoded by the coding sequence TTGGTAACAGGGGCTGGCGGATCTATTGGTTCGGAACTCTGCCGCCAAATTGTCGCGCTTGCCCCCAAAGCACTTATCCTATATGAACGGCACGAGAATAGCTTATACGCCATTGCAGGGGAGCTGACCGACCAAGGTAACTCCGGTGTGCTTCATGAAGTGTTGGGAGATATCACGGATGTTCCCCGTCTCCATGAGACATTTAAAACGTACCGCCCGGAAATAATCTTCCATGCGGCGGCTCACAAGCATGTTCCATTAATGGAGGTGAACCCGGGGGAGGCTTTCAAGAACAATATCCTGGGGACCCGTTTAGTGGCCGAAGCGGCCGCCCACTTCGGCGCCGAGCATTTTGTGTTGATTTCGACAGATAAGGCTGTGAATCCGTCCAGTGTCATGGGAGCGACCAAGCGGGTAGCGGAATTGGTTGTCCAGGCCATGGCGAGTCACAGTCAAACTCGATTTCTGACCGTTCGCTTTGGCAATGTCTTGGGCAGTAATGGCAGTGTCGTACCCCGCTTCCAAAAACAGATTAAGGCCGGTGGACCAGTCACCGTCACGCATCCGGAGGTGCGCCGTTACTTTATGTTGATTCCAGAAGCAGTGATCTTAGTATTGCAGGCTGCAGCCCTTGGCGAGCAAGGGGCGATTTATGTCCTGGAGATGGGAGGACAAATTAAACTGGTGGACCTTGCGCGTAACCTCATTCGACTCTCTGGTCATGTGCCGGAGAAAAATATTCCTATCCAGTTTATCGGCCTTCGCCCCGGAGAAAAACTCGAAGAAGAATTGGTTGGGGAATGTGAGCAGGCTGTGCCTTCATCAATTGATAAAATCCTCAGGATTCAATCGGGACAATCCCTTGATCCGGCATTCTTGAATAATATTCTGAGCAAGCTGGAGGATGTGCAGATATTGGGTCATTCTCCCTCGGTGATTGAACTTCTTCTTCAGCAGCTGGTGCCAACTTTTCACCGTCCTGAAATTTTGGAAATGGCAGCGATGAGTGAGGAATATCAAATTCATTGA